In Rhododendron vialii isolate Sample 1 chromosome 9a, ASM3025357v1, the following are encoded in one genomic region:
- the LOC131300004 gene encoding uncharacterized protein LOC131300004 isoform X2 has translation MEVVFAKDPDALYHVQWEVLKALMKLALVVYDLEDFIRMAYQEEMNAERLELMDLLSSYKTADEAVLAIVDQEETMEDFCLLCESDVNDILEQRIIMADSDQKIHEDGFVSDVLVEWTIFLMKQYPPLKRDCALHIAMELAWGKCCCLRETLLLESWGLFNFKHLNRLMPDVPFVELDSLTGEIDKAMIDLIGWKVLELGKSMKSATSPLRSSVFGTFTEEVIEVVEHADCERRVEGHRFIGTHHLLLGLVRTRIRQSVLMFAQLGHGCKEPTRYPASYIYRVARNIARCSGEDKIDLEHLFSAIMFTNLVTDELAYEIYEVLLSDVLSLRSKVLILGYICKDKVLGAAIPYPDCEKLFGELMCSFPLLKVLKGFSTYSLAYGENEWNAELSGKRVDDFFEGVNKFIRREERLSTYCTVTRGRTVEGSVWKFVTCISRSWESTCNLLPILRENGAEQGSEEGEDGEATRSEYDVSGGLVLNVDR, from the exons ATGGAGGTGGTGTTCGCAAAAGACCCAGATGCATTATATCATGTGCAGTGGGAGGTTTTGAAGGCCCTTATGAAGCTTGCATTGGTTGTTTATGATTTG GAAGATTTTATCCGAATGGCTTATCAGGAAGAGATGAATGCTGAACGTCTGGAGTTAATGGATTTATTGAGCTCATACAAG ACTGCGGATGAAGCTGTACTGGCCATTGTGGATCAGGAGGAGACGATGGAAGATTTCTGCCTTCTTTGTGAAAGTGATGTTAATGATATATTAGAG CAACGGATAATTATGGCGGACTCTGATCAGAAGATCCACGAG GATGGATTTGTATCTGACGTCTTAGTGGAATGGACCATTTTTCTCATGAAGCAGTATCCACCGTTGAAG AGGGATTGTGCACTACACATAGCGATGGAATTGGCTTGGGGCAAGTGTTGTTGCTTAAGGGAAACTCTATTGCTCGAATCCTGGGGGCTCTTCAATTTCAAGCACCTAAACCGTCTCATGCCTGACGTCCCATTTGTTGAACTTGATAGCCTTACAGGTGAAATAGATAAAGCCATGATCGATTTAATAGGGTGGAAAGTGCTCGAG TTAGGTAAGTCCATGAAATCAGCTACATCTCCCTTGCGGTCAAGCGTCTTTGGGACTTTCACAGAAGAGGTCATTGAGGTTGTTGAACATGCTGACTGTGAAAGAAGGGTTGAAGGGCATCGTTTTATCGGCACACATCATCTTTTGTTGGGCCTGGTTCGCACCAGGATTAGGCAAAGTGTGTTGATGTTTGCTCAGTTAGGGCATGGTTGCAAGGAACCTACACGTTATCCGGCATCTTACATCTATCGAGTAGCTCGAAATATAGCTCGCTGTTCTG GTGAAGATAAAATAGATCTTGAGCACCTGTTTTCAGCAATTATGTTCACAAACCTTGTGACGGATGAACTGGCGTACGAAATATATGAGGTCTTATTGAGCGATGTTTTGTCGTTGCGATCGAAAGTCCTCATCCTTGGCTATATCTGCAAGGATAAAGTTTTGGGAGCTGCTATTCCATACCCTGATTGTGAG AAATTATTTGGAGAATTGATGTGCTCTTTCCCCTTGTTGAAGGTATTGAAGGGGTTTTCAACCTACAGCTTAGCCTACGgcgaaaatgaatggaatgctGAGTTGAGTGGTAAAAGAGTTGACGATTTTTTCGAAG GTGTAAACAAGTTTAttagaagagaagagagattgTCCACGTATTGCACAGTTACACGGGGAAGGACTGTAGAGGGCAGTGTTTGGAAATTTGTAACATGCATTTCTCGCTCCTGGGAGTCAACTTGCAATTTGCTTCCCATCCTGCGAGAGAATGGTGCGGAACAGGGGTCGGAAGAGGGGGAGGATGGAGAAGCTACAAGGAGCGAGTACGACGTGAGTGGTGGTTTGGTGCTAAATGTTGATCGATAG
- the LOC131300004 gene encoding uncharacterized protein LOC131300004 isoform X3, whose translation MEVVFAKDPDALYHVQWEVLKALMKLALVVYDLEDFIRMAYQEEMNAERLELMDLLSSYKTADEAVLAIVDQEETMEDFCLLCESDVNDILEQRIIMADSDQKIHEVCMAESNGGMLEDGFVSDVLVEWTIFLMKQYPPLKRDCALHIAMELAWGKCCCLRETLLLESWGLFNFKHLNRLMPDVPFVELDSLTGEIDKAMIDLIGWKVLELGKSMKSATSPLRSSVFGTFTEEVIEVVEHADCERRVEGHRFIGTHHLLLGLVRTRIRQSVLMFAQLGHGCKEPTRYPASYIYRVARNIARCSGEDKIDLEHLFSAIMFTNLVTDELAYEIYEVLLSDVLSLRSKVLILGYICKDKVLGAAIPYPDCEVLKGFSTYSLAYGENEWNAELSGKRVDDFFEGVNKFIRREERLSTYCTVTRGRTVEGSVWKFVTCISRSWESTCNLLPILRENGAEQGSEEGEDGEATRSEYDVSGGLVLNVDR comes from the exons ATGGAGGTGGTGTTCGCAAAAGACCCAGATGCATTATATCATGTGCAGTGGGAGGTTTTGAAGGCCCTTATGAAGCTTGCATTGGTTGTTTATGATTTG GAAGATTTTATCCGAATGGCTTATCAGGAAGAGATGAATGCTGAACGTCTGGAGTTAATGGATTTATTGAGCTCATACAAG ACTGCGGATGAAGCTGTACTGGCCATTGTGGATCAGGAGGAGACGATGGAAGATTTCTGCCTTCTTTGTGAAAGTGATGTTAATGATATATTAGAG CAACGGATAATTATGGCGGACTCTGATCAGAAGATCCACGAG GTATGCATGGCTGAGAGCAACGGTGGGATGTTGGAG GATGGATTTGTATCTGACGTCTTAGTGGAATGGACCATTTTTCTCATGAAGCAGTATCCACCGTTGAAG AGGGATTGTGCACTACACATAGCGATGGAATTGGCTTGGGGCAAGTGTTGTTGCTTAAGGGAAACTCTATTGCTCGAATCCTGGGGGCTCTTCAATTTCAAGCACCTAAACCGTCTCATGCCTGACGTCCCATTTGTTGAACTTGATAGCCTTACAGGTGAAATAGATAAAGCCATGATCGATTTAATAGGGTGGAAAGTGCTCGAG TTAGGTAAGTCCATGAAATCAGCTACATCTCCCTTGCGGTCAAGCGTCTTTGGGACTTTCACAGAAGAGGTCATTGAGGTTGTTGAACATGCTGACTGTGAAAGAAGGGTTGAAGGGCATCGTTTTATCGGCACACATCATCTTTTGTTGGGCCTGGTTCGCACCAGGATTAGGCAAAGTGTGTTGATGTTTGCTCAGTTAGGGCATGGTTGCAAGGAACCTACACGTTATCCGGCATCTTACATCTATCGAGTAGCTCGAAATATAGCTCGCTGTTCTG GTGAAGATAAAATAGATCTTGAGCACCTGTTTTCAGCAATTATGTTCACAAACCTTGTGACGGATGAACTGGCGTACGAAATATATGAGGTCTTATTGAGCGATGTTTTGTCGTTGCGATCGAAAGTCCTCATCCTTGGCTATATCTGCAAGGATAAAGTTTTGGGAGCTGCTATTCCATACCCTGATTGTGAG GTATTGAAGGGGTTTTCAACCTACAGCTTAGCCTACGgcgaaaatgaatggaatgctGAGTTGAGTGGTAAAAGAGTTGACGATTTTTTCGAAG GTGTAAACAAGTTTAttagaagagaagagagattgTCCACGTATTGCACAGTTACACGGGGAAGGACTGTAGAGGGCAGTGTTTGGAAATTTGTAACATGCATTTCTCGCTCCTGGGAGTCAACTTGCAATTTGCTTCCCATCCTGCGAGAGAATGGTGCGGAACAGGGGTCGGAAGAGGGGGAGGATGGAGAAGCTACAAGGAGCGAGTACGACGTGAGTGGTGGTTTGGTGCTAAATGTTGATCGATAG
- the LOC131300004 gene encoding uncharacterized protein LOC131300004 isoform X4, with amino-acid sequence MEVVFAKDPDALYHVQWEVLKALMKLALVVYDLEDFIRMAYQEEMNAERLELMDLLSSYKTADEAVLAIVDQEETMEDFCLLCESDVNDILEQRIIMADSDQKIHEVCMAESNGGMLEDGFVSDVLVEWTIFLMKQYPPLKRDCALHIAMELAWGKCCCLRETLLLESWGLFNFKHLNRLMPDVPFVELDSLTGEIDKAMIDLIGWKVLELGKSMKSATSPLRSSVFGTFTEEVIEVVEHADCERRVEGHRFIGTHHLLLGLVRTRIRQSVLMFAQLGHGCKEPTRYPASYIYRVARNIARCSGEDKIDLEHLFSAIMFTNLVTDELAYEIYEVLLSDVLSLRSKVLILGYICKDKVLGAAIPYPDCELSIYLAVKMLQARGGKWTG; translated from the exons ATGGAGGTGGTGTTCGCAAAAGACCCAGATGCATTATATCATGTGCAGTGGGAGGTTTTGAAGGCCCTTATGAAGCTTGCATTGGTTGTTTATGATTTG GAAGATTTTATCCGAATGGCTTATCAGGAAGAGATGAATGCTGAACGTCTGGAGTTAATGGATTTATTGAGCTCATACAAG ACTGCGGATGAAGCTGTACTGGCCATTGTGGATCAGGAGGAGACGATGGAAGATTTCTGCCTTCTTTGTGAAAGTGATGTTAATGATATATTAGAG CAACGGATAATTATGGCGGACTCTGATCAGAAGATCCACGAG GTATGCATGGCTGAGAGCAACGGTGGGATGTTGGAG GATGGATTTGTATCTGACGTCTTAGTGGAATGGACCATTTTTCTCATGAAGCAGTATCCACCGTTGAAG AGGGATTGTGCACTACACATAGCGATGGAATTGGCTTGGGGCAAGTGTTGTTGCTTAAGGGAAACTCTATTGCTCGAATCCTGGGGGCTCTTCAATTTCAAGCACCTAAACCGTCTCATGCCTGACGTCCCATTTGTTGAACTTGATAGCCTTACAGGTGAAATAGATAAAGCCATGATCGATTTAATAGGGTGGAAAGTGCTCGAG TTAGGTAAGTCCATGAAATCAGCTACATCTCCCTTGCGGTCAAGCGTCTTTGGGACTTTCACAGAAGAGGTCATTGAGGTTGTTGAACATGCTGACTGTGAAAGAAGGGTTGAAGGGCATCGTTTTATCGGCACACATCATCTTTTGTTGGGCCTGGTTCGCACCAGGATTAGGCAAAGTGTGTTGATGTTTGCTCAGTTAGGGCATGGTTGCAAGGAACCTACACGTTATCCGGCATCTTACATCTATCGAGTAGCTCGAAATATAGCTCGCTGTTCTG GTGAAGATAAAATAGATCTTGAGCACCTGTTTTCAGCAATTATGTTCACAAACCTTGTGACGGATGAACTGGCGTACGAAATATATGAGGTCTTATTGAGCGATGTTTTGTCGTTGCGATCGAAAGTCCTCATCCTTGGCTATATCTGCAAGGATAAAGTTTTGGGAGCTGCTATTCCATACCCTGATTGTGAG TTATCTATTTATCTTGCTGTTAAGATGCTCCAagctagaggtggcaaatggacgggttga
- the LOC131299538 gene encoding uncharacterized protein LOC131299538 encodes MTEDCEMFKQHLDDLVSRGYLKEFIQEEPKGAEKAMELDYEQNSRGVIHMIHGLAVAYTRNKADLMQSITPLVGFSAGAVWPLAKVTLPVRVGTVVLRTDFLVVDVPSSYNAIIGRTWSHKMRAPKAKLVQAIEVPYQPTIEDVEGDPAEKVVEGLKKIQINEIDPERYFLIGESLNKQEKKLVAFLKDHIDVFAWVPEEMPGVDANVICHHLNVDPQHKRVMQKKRRSTVQHVDIVIEEFDCLLEVKAIREVYYLEWLSNNVDIIRLSCTGPIKRRLPLLRREDCICYRVMPFGLRNAGETYQRLTTIMLKKLLGKTMKVYIDDMVVKSKER; translated from the exons atgacagaggattGCGAGATGTTTAAGCAGCACCTCGATGACCTAGTCTCTCGTGGTTATCTGAAGGAATTCATTCAAGAGGAACCCAAGGGTGCtgaaaaagcaatggagttggattacgagcaaAATTCAAGGggcgtaatccatatgatacatggactgGCCGTAGCTTATACGAGAAATAAG GCGGACCTGATGCAGTCaataactccattggtcggattcagtgcaggagcagtctggccattGGCCaaagtaactctgcctgttAGGGTTGGAACAGTAGTGCTGCGAACCGATTTCCTGGTGGTAGATGTGCCATCTTcttataacgcgattataggaagaacgTGGTCACACAAGATGAGG GCACCTAAAGCAAAGTTGGTCCAAGCCATCGAGGTTCCATACCagccaaccatcgaggatgtcgAAGGGGACCCCGCCGAGAAAGTGGTGGAAGGcttgaaaaaaattcagatcaaTGAGATTGATCCAGAAAGGTATTTTCTGATTGGGGAAAGCCtgaacaaacaagaaaaaaagttgGTGGCATTCCTCAAGGATCACATTGATGTGTTTGCTTGGGTACCTgaagagatgcctggggtggatgcaaacGTAATTTGTCACCACTTGAATGtggatccacagcataaacggGTGatgcaaaaaaagagaagatcaACCGTACAACACGTAGACATTGTTATCGAGGAGTTTGACTGCTTGCTAGAAGTAAAAGCCATACGAGAAGTTTACTACCTAGAGTGGTTGTCCAACAATGTG gatatcatcagattgtcATGTACGGGcccgatcaagagaagacttcctttaTTACGTCGAGAGGATTGTATTTGTTACcgtgtcatgccttttggtttgagGAACGCCGGAGAAACTTACCAGAGGCTGACAACGATTATGCTGAAAAAGTTGCTCGGTAAAACTATgaaggtttacatagatgatatggtggtcaaGAGCAAAGAGAGGTAG
- the LOC131300003 gene encoding uncharacterized protein LOC131300003, with protein MATAVLYYVQKLWPFSALNKFDDLKVSEGLVRKLSVPKHTKQFVFAIREPESDAVIYVLCAQNLSERSALDAECLIREVRPDAVVVQLGHGAVDEIQSGEIGCRNNVDVSVPTSSFEVLKRCFVHKLNKDKYENVAGTVVLTEIFGISLYGHFLAARRVAEEVGSSFLLLESPFVKCGGEENPVCEGETVTKFQVLGLQPSTLVPQKVGSVVSSSSRRFCVTTDLHLQMLKPLCSFFTQASSVSEGNSNDLELRADYEAPPFARSIYPLLVDLHNIFQDIPSIGRALAHAQKMLNDVNKGEMVDIKLLSEVYIFQIAVEGLRIAFNNAGRLPIKQLGNSNSDKTKFAELDVEEKSHALLAHALRSQTKNFKSIVAIVDASGLAGLRKHWNTGIPLEIKDMVEQLITNCENDEETSDHGDRKRLLTSKPVVAVGAGATAILGASSLSKAVPASTFMKVVTFKAPASLKLILTQTQKAVAIALSKTVGPSKVVAPGFASTGAKATSALKATASAQKIRAVAHSMIASAEKTSLSAMRTAFYEIMRKRQVKPIGFLPWATFGCSIATCTGLLVWGDGIECVAESLPAAPSIASLGRGIQSLHEASQAVRQAESSRIQKSIESLIDRFKKVKAQ; from the coding sequence ATGGCAACGGCAGTTTTGTACTACGTGCAAAAATTATGGCCCTTTTCAGCACTTAATAAGTTTGATGACTTGAAAGTATCAGAGGGGTTAGTTAGGAAATTATCGGTACCGAAACACACTAAACAGTTTGTTTTCGCGATAAGGGAGCCCGAATCGGATGCTGTGATATACGTGCTGTGTGCTCAGAATTTGTCCGAGAGGTCAGCTTTGGATGCTGAGTGTTTGATTAGAGAAGTCCGACCTGACGCCGTTGTGGTTCAGTTGGGCCATGGCGCGGTGGATGAGATTCAATCCGGAGAGATTGGATGTAGGAATAATGTAGATGTTTCGGTACCAACTTCGTCCTTTGAGGTTTTGAAGAGGTGCTTTGTTCATAAGTTGAACAAGGACAAGTACGAGAATGTGGCCGGGACTGTGGTTTTGACGGAGATTTTTGGGATTAGTCTTTACGGGCATTTCTTGGCTGCCAGAAGGGTGGCTGAAGAAGTTGGTTCGTCATTCTTGTTGCTTGAATCTCCGTTTGTGAAGTGTGGCGGGGAGGAGAATCCGGTGTGTGAAGGTGAAACAGTTACCAAGTTCCAAGTCTTAGGTTTACAACCTAGCACTTTGGTTCCACAAAAGGTGGGTTCGGTGGTTTCCTCAAGTTCAAGGAGATTTTGTGTTACGACTGATCTTCATTTACAAATGTTGAAGCCGTTGTGTTCATTTTTTACTCAAGCAAGCTCTGTTTCAGAGGGGAATTCTAACGATTTAGAGCTAAGAGCAGATTATGAGGCACCACCTTTTGCACGTTCGATTTACCCTTTACTTGTAGATTTGCATAATATTTTTCAAGACATCCCTTCGATTGGACGGGCTTTAGCTCATGCACAAAAGATGCTCAATGATGTGAACAAGGGAGAAATGGTTGATATCAAACTCCTATCCGAAGTTTACATCTTTCAGATTGCAGTTGAGGGTTTGAGAATTGCATTCAACAATGCAGGTCGGCTTCCAATCAAACAACTGGGCAACTCAAACTCTGATAAAACCAAGTTTGCAGAGCTTGATGTTGAGGAAAAGTCCCATGCTCTTCTCGCACATGCCCTTAGAAGCCaaaccaaaaatttcaaatccattGTGGCAATAGTAGATGCTAGTGGCTTGGCTGGTCTTAGAAAACATTGGAACACTGGTATTCCTTTGGAGATCAAGGATATGGTGGAACAACTTATTACTAACTGTGAAAATGACGAGGAAACCTCTGATCATGGTGACAGAAAGCGGTTGTTAACTAGCAAACCAGTGGTGGCAGTTGGGGCGGGAGCAACTGCCATTTTAGGAGCTTCATCTCTCTCTAAAGCTGTTCCTGCATCGACCTTCATGAAAGTTGTTACCTTTAAAGCTCCTGCTTCGCTTAAACTTATTTTGACACAGACCCAGAAGGCAGTTGCTATTGCACTTAGCAAGACTGTGGGTCCATCAAAAGTGGTAGCCCCAGGATTTGCATCCACCGGAGCCAAAGCAACATCTGCCTTGAAAGCAACTGCTTCTGCTCAAAAAATAAGGGCCGTGGCTCACAGTATGATAGCATCTGCGGAGAAAACGAGCCTATCAGCCATGAGAACAGCATTTTACGAAATAATGAGGAAACGACAGGTCAAGCCCATTGGTTTTCTGCCGTGGGCCACTTTTGGGTGTAGTATTGCTACTTGCACTGGGTTGCTTGTGTGGGGGGATGGGATTGAATGTGTTGCTGAGTCTCTTCCTGCGGCTCCTTCAATTGCCAGTTTGGGTCGTGGAATCCAAAGTCTGCACGAGGCATCTCAAGCAGTGAGGCAAGCAGAAAGCTCTCGGATTCAGAAATCTATAGAATCGCTAATCGACAGATTTAAGAAAGTGAAGGCTCAATAA
- the LOC131300004 gene encoding uncharacterized protein LOC131300004 isoform X1 — protein sequence MEVVFAKDPDALYHVQWEVLKALMKLALVVYDLEDFIRMAYQEEMNAERLELMDLLSSYKTADEAVLAIVDQEETMEDFCLLCESDVNDILEQRIIMADSDQKIHEVCMAESNGGMLEDGFVSDVLVEWTIFLMKQYPPLKRDCALHIAMELAWGKCCCLRETLLLESWGLFNFKHLNRLMPDVPFVELDSLTGEIDKAMIDLIGWKVLELGKSMKSATSPLRSSVFGTFTEEVIEVVEHADCERRVEGHRFIGTHHLLLGLVRTRIRQSVLMFAQLGHGCKEPTRYPASYIYRVARNIARCSGEDKIDLEHLFSAIMFTNLVTDELAYEIYEVLLSDVLSLRSKVLILGYICKDKVLGAAIPYPDCEKLFGELMCSFPLLKVLKGFSTYSLAYGENEWNAELSGKRVDDFFEGVNKFIRREERLSTYCTVTRGRTVEGSVWKFVTCISRSWESTCNLLPILRENGAEQGSEEGEDGEATRSEYDVSGGLVLNVDR from the exons ATGGAGGTGGTGTTCGCAAAAGACCCAGATGCATTATATCATGTGCAGTGGGAGGTTTTGAAGGCCCTTATGAAGCTTGCATTGGTTGTTTATGATTTG GAAGATTTTATCCGAATGGCTTATCAGGAAGAGATGAATGCTGAACGTCTGGAGTTAATGGATTTATTGAGCTCATACAAG ACTGCGGATGAAGCTGTACTGGCCATTGTGGATCAGGAGGAGACGATGGAAGATTTCTGCCTTCTTTGTGAAAGTGATGTTAATGATATATTAGAG CAACGGATAATTATGGCGGACTCTGATCAGAAGATCCACGAG GTATGCATGGCTGAGAGCAACGGTGGGATGTTGGAG GATGGATTTGTATCTGACGTCTTAGTGGAATGGACCATTTTTCTCATGAAGCAGTATCCACCGTTGAAG AGGGATTGTGCACTACACATAGCGATGGAATTGGCTTGGGGCAAGTGTTGTTGCTTAAGGGAAACTCTATTGCTCGAATCCTGGGGGCTCTTCAATTTCAAGCACCTAAACCGTCTCATGCCTGACGTCCCATTTGTTGAACTTGATAGCCTTACAGGTGAAATAGATAAAGCCATGATCGATTTAATAGGGTGGAAAGTGCTCGAG TTAGGTAAGTCCATGAAATCAGCTACATCTCCCTTGCGGTCAAGCGTCTTTGGGACTTTCACAGAAGAGGTCATTGAGGTTGTTGAACATGCTGACTGTGAAAGAAGGGTTGAAGGGCATCGTTTTATCGGCACACATCATCTTTTGTTGGGCCTGGTTCGCACCAGGATTAGGCAAAGTGTGTTGATGTTTGCTCAGTTAGGGCATGGTTGCAAGGAACCTACACGTTATCCGGCATCTTACATCTATCGAGTAGCTCGAAATATAGCTCGCTGTTCTG GTGAAGATAAAATAGATCTTGAGCACCTGTTTTCAGCAATTATGTTCACAAACCTTGTGACGGATGAACTGGCGTACGAAATATATGAGGTCTTATTGAGCGATGTTTTGTCGTTGCGATCGAAAGTCCTCATCCTTGGCTATATCTGCAAGGATAAAGTTTTGGGAGCTGCTATTCCATACCCTGATTGTGAG AAATTATTTGGAGAATTGATGTGCTCTTTCCCCTTGTTGAAGGTATTGAAGGGGTTTTCAACCTACAGCTTAGCCTACGgcgaaaatgaatggaatgctGAGTTGAGTGGTAAAAGAGTTGACGATTTTTTCGAAG GTGTAAACAAGTTTAttagaagagaagagagattgTCCACGTATTGCACAGTTACACGGGGAAGGACTGTAGAGGGCAGTGTTTGGAAATTTGTAACATGCATTTCTCGCTCCTGGGAGTCAACTTGCAATTTGCTTCCCATCCTGCGAGAGAATGGTGCGGAACAGGGGTCGGAAGAGGGGGAGGATGGAGAAGCTACAAGGAGCGAGTACGACGTGAGTGGTGGTTTGGTGCTAAATGTTGATCGATAG